The Mesorhizobium koreense genome includes a window with the following:
- a CDS encoding 3-hydroxyacyl-CoA dehydrogenase family protein translates to MRDYEIIQTGPSRSFPPGDEFLSRSVHGAEVLIHLGGEPCEDSSRAAVLVELDAECLGVHTGEQSGNEGSNVLGFSRYRNGLDAPTNLVELVRQPKSSEEAIEAARLMFEAAGFEVVVCADQPGRIIDRLVRPKYNAALRFLDEGLATAEAMDMTCRMGLGYPDGLIERVVRGDLARHHDISLAIHEMTGQAAYMPARRAVVAKKRSEA, encoded by the coding sequence ATGAGGGATTACGAAATCATCCAGACTGGGCCGAGCAGGTCCTTTCCTCCGGGCGACGAGTTCCTTTCCAGATCCGTTCATGGCGCGGAGGTCCTGATCCATCTCGGCGGCGAACCGTGTGAGGATTCAAGCCGTGCGGCCGTCCTTGTCGAACTCGACGCGGAGTGTCTCGGCGTCCATACGGGCGAGCAATCCGGCAACGAAGGCTCGAACGTGCTGGGGTTCTCGCGTTACCGCAATGGTCTGGACGCACCGACCAATCTGGTAGAGCTGGTCCGCCAGCCGAAGAGTTCCGAAGAGGCCATTGAAGCGGCGCGGTTGATGTTCGAGGCCGCGGGCTTCGAGGTGGTGGTATGCGCGGATCAGCCCGGCCGTATCATCGACCGGTTGGTCCGCCCGAAATACAATGCTGCGCTGCGCTTCCTCGATGAAGGTCTCGCCACCGCCGAGGCGATGGACATGACTTGCCGGATGGGACTTGGCTATCCTGACGGCCTGATCGAGCGGGTCGTGCGGGGTGATCTTGCGCGCCATCATGACATAAGTCTCGCCATTCACGAGATGACCGGTCAGGCCGCCTATATGCCGGCGCGGCGTGCAGTGGTCGCCAAGAAGCGGAGCGAGGCGTGA
- a CDS encoding NADPH:quinone oxidoreductase family protein gives MKAVLVERFAPLQQAKIVEVDDPVPGEGEVVVEIAASEANFPDILVMEGKYQVKPPLPFSPGKAAAGRISAVGAGVNELKIDDPVSVQVEYGAYAQKLRVSALSCFRMPSSMPFEVGAALGLVYQTSHFALIERAGFVPGQSVLVLGASGGIGSAAVQLAKALGASVVIGGALGADNVDAAKRIGCDHVIDMAMEDLHNGLREAVYAVTGGKGCDIVIDPVGGDANAAALRAMAWRGRMVIIGFASGTIPTIKANYLLVKNIAVSGLQWSDYRERTPELVRAAQEEIFHLWEEGKLNPLISQVLPLSRFAEALEALRHGRVQGKIVLTPRD, from the coding sequence ATGAAGGCCGTGCTGGTCGAGAGGTTTGCGCCGCTGCAACAGGCGAAGATCGTCGAAGTCGACGACCCGGTTCCCGGAGAGGGCGAAGTGGTTGTCGAGATTGCCGCAAGCGAGGCGAATTTTCCGGACATCCTGGTGATGGAAGGCAAATACCAGGTCAAACCGCCTTTGCCGTTTTCGCCGGGAAAGGCGGCAGCCGGCAGGATTTCGGCTGTCGGCGCCGGCGTAAACGAACTGAAGATCGATGATCCCGTTTCCGTCCAGGTGGAGTATGGCGCATATGCTCAGAAACTCCGGGTTTCCGCCCTCTCCTGCTTCCGGATGCCTTCTTCCATGCCGTTCGAGGTCGGCGCGGCCCTCGGGCTGGTCTACCAAACGTCCCATTTCGCACTGATCGAAAGAGCGGGCTTCGTCCCCGGCCAGTCGGTGCTCGTGCTGGGGGCATCGGGCGGCATAGGGTCGGCGGCGGTCCAGCTTGCCAAGGCGTTGGGCGCGTCCGTTGTCATAGGAGGTGCTCTCGGCGCGGACAATGTCGATGCGGCCAAACGGATCGGCTGCGATCATGTGATCGACATGGCGATGGAGGACCTTCACAACGGCCTGCGCGAGGCCGTTTATGCGGTCACGGGCGGCAAGGGCTGCGATATCGTGATCGATCCCGTCGGAGGCGACGCCAATGCCGCCGCACTGCGTGCGATGGCCTGGCGTGGACGCATGGTGATCATCGGCTTCGCGTCCGGGACGATCCCCACCATCAAGGCCAACTACCTTCTGGTCAAGAACATCGCGGTTTCCGGCCTTCAATGGTCGGACTATCGCGAGCGCACGCCGGAACTGGTCCGTGCCGCCCAGGAGGAGATATTCCATCTTTGGGAGGAGGGTAAACTGAACCCATTGATTTCCCAGGTGCTACCCTTGTCTCGTTTCGCGGAAGCGCTGGAGGCGCTTCGTCATGGCCGCGTTCAGGGCAAGATCGTCCTGACTCCTCGAGATTGA
- a CDS encoding ABC transporter substrate-binding protein, which translates to MKLALMRESAIALVLAASTICATVSVASAEVDQIRIAQQYGLGFLPLMIMKANSLFEKHAKEENLNSKAEWLTLGGPAAANDALLSGNVDVISNGPPSFIIMWGRTHNTPLSVSGIGPVSMLPMWLNTKDPNVHSLEDFTDKDRIAVTAVKTSIPAIIMQMWAAKKWGEDNYGKLDPLTTSLPHPDGMAALLSGTEITAHFTSPPYQYLEVKHEGIHRVATSYELMGQPATFTLLFGKDSFIKDNPKTVKALRAALKDAQDFIKKNPEEAADIYMKLGSEGGVTKQDVLDILKDPDVQFTDAPAGLMAYVKFLAGVGTIKNVPKDWKELFVEDVHGLSGN; encoded by the coding sequence ATGAAATTGGCATTGATGAGAGAAAGCGCCATTGCGCTGGTTCTGGCGGCGTCGACCATTTGTGCGACCGTATCGGTCGCCAGCGCAGAGGTTGACCAGATCCGCATCGCTCAACAATACGGGCTCGGCTTTTTGCCTCTGATGATAATGAAGGCCAATAGCCTCTTCGAGAAGCATGCCAAGGAAGAAAATCTGAATTCAAAGGCGGAATGGCTGACGCTCGGTGGCCCGGCGGCGGCAAACGACGCTCTGCTCTCCGGCAATGTCGACGTCATCTCGAATGGTCCGCCCTCTTTCATCATCATGTGGGGCAGGACGCACAATACGCCTCTGTCGGTAAGCGGGATTGGTCCCGTGTCCATGCTGCCGATGTGGCTCAACACGAAGGACCCGAACGTCCATTCCCTTGAGGACTTCACCGACAAGGACCGCATTGCCGTCACGGCGGTGAAGACTTCCATTCCTGCCATCATCATGCAGATGTGGGCAGCTAAGAAGTGGGGTGAGGACAACTACGGCAAGCTTGATCCGCTCACGACGTCGCTTCCGCATCCCGACGGCATGGCCGCTTTGCTTTCAGGCACCGAGATCACCGCTCACTTCACCTCTCCGCCCTACCAGTATCTCGAAGTGAAGCACGAGGGCATTCATAGGGTCGCAACGTCTTATGAACTGATGGGGCAGCCGGCGACTTTCACGCTTCTATTCGGGAAGGATTCCTTCATCAAGGATAATCCCAAGACGGTTAAAGCACTTCGCGCGGCACTCAAGGACGCGCAAGACTTCATCAAGAAGAATCCGGAAGAAGCTGCCGATATATACATGAAGCTCGGCAGTGAAGGCGGTGTGACGAAACAGGATGTCCTCGATATTCTGAAGGATCCGGACGTCCAGTTCACCGATGCTCCGGCTGGCCTCATGGCATATGTCAAGTTCCTCGCGGGAGTCGGCACTATAAAAAACGTCCCGAAGGACTGGAAAGAACTCTTTGTGGAGGATGTGCATGGCCTCTCGGGAAACTAG
- a CDS encoding enoyl-CoA hydratase/isomerase family protein codes for MTVELAVHGDFATITLNRPEVLNALSFTIIRKIGEAIDAVAARPEIRALFFTGAGEKAFCAGADIKELRNRSLSEQKRGAELGQSVFAKLDDLPVTSIALVNGYAFGGGLELALACTFRLASRKAKFGLPEIKLGLVPGYGGTQRLPRLVGESRALEMIMTGRTVDAEEALGIGLVNRVVDGSLTDAGAEFAQSFCGYSLPVLNLARRAVQRAWENPLHAGLRIEADLSTLAYQTADAEEGMAAFEQKRKAKFQDG; via the coding sequence ATGACCGTCGAACTAGCGGTTCATGGCGATTTCGCCACGATCACACTCAACCGGCCGGAGGTGCTCAACGCGCTTTCCTTCACGATCATCCGGAAGATCGGAGAAGCGATAGACGCGGTGGCGGCCAGGCCTGAAATTCGCGCGCTCTTCTTCACCGGTGCGGGCGAAAAGGCTTTCTGCGCGGGCGCGGATATCAAGGAGTTGCGCAATCGTTCCCTGTCTGAACAGAAGCGGGGAGCCGAGCTCGGCCAGTCGGTCTTCGCCAAGCTCGATGATCTTCCGGTAACTTCGATCGCGCTCGTCAATGGCTATGCGTTCGGCGGAGGTCTCGAACTGGCTCTTGCCTGCACGTTCCGGCTGGCCTCCCGGAAGGCGAAATTCGGACTCCCGGAGATCAAACTCGGCCTTGTTCCCGGATACGGCGGAACACAAAGGCTGCCAAGGCTGGTCGGAGAAAGCCGCGCGCTGGAGATGATCATGACCGGCCGTACGGTGGATGCGGAGGAGGCGCTGGGCATCGGCCTCGTCAACCGAGTGGTGGACGGATCACTGACGGACGCGGGGGCCGAGTTCGCGCAATCTTTCTGCGGGTACAGCCTTCCTGTCCTGAACCTTGCGCGCCGGGCCGTACAGAGAGCGTGGGAGAATCCGCTCCATGCCGGACTAAGGATCGAGGCCGACCTTTCCACGCTGGCCTACCAGACGGCGGATGCCGAGGAGGGCATGGCCGCCTTCGAGCAGAAGAGAAAGGCCAAATTCCAGGATGGCTGA
- a CDS encoding SDR family NAD(P)-dependent oxidoreductase → MAEERIIVTGASKGIGAAIAADLDRRGFDVVCLSRSGATTVGEGVACDLTDEKAVAATFAEIGRSATLIGLVNNAGLHMGGPTASLKTTDFESVMSLNATSVMVTAREAYPFLGRKGGTIVNIGSFFDKLGVPDNLAYCASKAAVAAMTRCMAVEWADDGISVVNVAPGYIETDLNKEFLARPKVRQWLERRVPLHRAGTVDEVARLVGAIFSEKIAFLTGETIYVDGGQGMKH, encoded by the coding sequence ATGGCTGAGGAACGCATCATCGTCACCGGCGCGAGCAAAGGTATCGGCGCAGCCATCGCCGCGGATCTCGACAGGCGCGGCTTCGATGTCGTCTGCCTTTCCCGTTCGGGGGCGACGACGGTGGGGGAGGGCGTGGCTTGCGACCTGACCGATGAAAAAGCCGTGGCCGCAACGTTCGCGGAGATCGGCCGTTCGGCTACGCTGATCGGCCTTGTCAACAATGCGGGGCTGCACATGGGTGGCCCGACGGCTTCGCTCAAAACCACGGACTTCGAGTCGGTCATGTCGCTCAATGCGACTTCCGTCATGGTGACCGCGCGAGAGGCCTATCCCTTCCTGGGCCGGAAGGGAGGCACGATCGTCAATATCGGCTCCTTCTTCGACAAGCTGGGCGTACCGGACAATCTCGCCTATTGCGCATCCAAGGCGGCCGTCGCCGCCATGACACGCTGCATGGCGGTCGAATGGGCGGATGACGGCATATCCGTGGTCAATGTCGCGCCGGGATATATCGAGACCGATCTCAACAAGGAGTTCCTTGCCCGACCGAAGGTGCGCCAGTGGCTCGAGCGACGTGTGCCGTTGCATCGGGCCGGAACGGTCGACGAAGTCGCCAGATTGGTCGGGGCAATCTTTTCGGAAAAGATCGCCTTCCTCACGGGCGAGACGATCTATGTCGACGGCGGCCAGGGGATGAAGCACTGA
- a CDS encoding alanine racemase has product MDGNSILQLATPCLLLDLERLDRNVRRLNETIGAKGVTYRPHLKTAKSVDVTRRVLPSLAHPVTVSTLKEAEVFAAAGLTDILYAVGIAPAKLGRVVELRRKGADLSVILDSVEQGRTVAKASAVSKERIPALIEIDSDGHRGGVAPEDGETLAAIAAVLAADAKLRGVLTHAGSSYSSRNREEINAWAVRERDAVVSAASRLRKAGYEVPVVSVGSTPTALSDIDLPGVTEVRAGVSMFFDLVQAGVGVCTPDDIALSVLTTVIGHQKERGLMIVDAGWMALSRDRGTAAQPIDQKYGLVCDIEGNVLEGLLVLDANQEHGIVGMCEGSAARLPELPVGTRLRILPNHACATAAQHSAYHVVQGGDPSIRALWPRFGGW; this is encoded by the coding sequence ATGGACGGAAACAGCATCCTTCAACTGGCGACGCCTTGTCTGCTCCTCGATCTCGAGAGGTTGGACAGGAATGTTCGTCGCCTCAACGAGACGATCGGCGCCAAGGGCGTTACCTACCGCCCGCATCTGAAAACGGCCAAGTCCGTAGACGTCACAAGGCGCGTGTTGCCGTCGCTGGCCCATCCCGTAACTGTCTCGACGCTCAAGGAAGCGGAGGTCTTCGCGGCGGCCGGGTTGACGGACATCCTCTATGCAGTTGGCATCGCACCTGCAAAGCTCGGTAGGGTGGTCGAATTGCGCAGGAAAGGTGCCGACCTCTCCGTGATCCTAGATTCCGTCGAGCAGGGGAGGACGGTGGCTAAAGCCTCGGCGGTATCGAAAGAGCGCATTCCAGCCCTCATTGAGATCGACAGCGATGGCCACAGGGGCGGGGTCGCGCCGGAGGACGGGGAGACGCTTGCGGCGATCGCCGCTGTCCTTGCTGCGGACGCGAAATTACGCGGCGTCCTGACCCACGCCGGGTCGAGCTATTCGAGCCGCAATCGCGAGGAGATCAACGCCTGGGCCGTGCGCGAGCGGGACGCTGTCGTGTCCGCGGCAAGCCGGCTCAGAAAGGCGGGCTACGAAGTGCCCGTAGTCAGCGTTGGTTCCACTCCTACCGCACTGTCCGATATCGATCTGCCTGGCGTAACGGAGGTGCGTGCGGGCGTCTCGATGTTCTTTGACCTGGTGCAGGCCGGGGTCGGAGTCTGCACCCCGGACGATATCGCCCTTTCCGTGCTGACCACCGTCATCGGTCACCAGAAGGAGAGGGGGCTGATGATCGTCGACGCAGGCTGGATGGCGCTATCCCGCGACCGGGGAACCGCTGCTCAACCGATCGACCAGAAATACGGCCTTGTGTGCGATATCGAGGGAAATGTGCTGGAAGGTCTCCTGGTGCTCGATGCCAACCAGGAGCACGGGATCGTCGGAATGTGCGAAGGTTCGGCGGCCCGGTTGCCCGAGCTTCCTGTCGGAACCAGGCTGCGCATCCTGCCCAATCATGCCTGCGCCACCGCAGCCCAGCATTCCGCCTATCACGTCGTCCAGGGCGGCGATCCGAGCATCCGGGCACTCTGGCCCCGTTTCGGCGGCTGGTAA
- a CDS encoding 3-hydroxyacyl-CoA dehydrogenase family protein, with the protein MNATIRKVAICGAGGTMGAGIALVAARAGFQTVCHDVARQGLDRSRDQAAMFFSKSVERGRMTEEGRQEALARMLPTVDLGDLADADLVIEAVYEDLATKQDLLRQLNGICGEQTIFASNTSTLSITEIASGCGREDRVVGMHFCLPAQLMKLIEMSRGINTSHETFDAAWAWTLKAGQHPVETQDKPGFILNALLVPFNNDVIRAVEAGLASAADIDKAIKTGLGYKMGPCELIDLIGLDTQVRLCEAFYPITLDPRASAPPLLRRMVAAGHLGRKSGRGFYDYSRQG; encoded by the coding sequence ATGAATGCCACCATCAGGAAAGTCGCGATCTGCGGAGCAGGCGGTACGATGGGCGCAGGCATCGCGTTGGTGGCGGCGCGAGCGGGCTTCCAAACGGTTTGCCACGACGTTGCCCGGCAAGGCCTTGATCGCAGTCGTGATCAGGCGGCTATGTTCTTTTCGAAGTCGGTCGAGCGCGGGCGGATGACGGAGGAGGGGCGCCAGGAAGCCTTGGCGCGCATGCTGCCCACCGTCGATCTCGGCGACCTTGCCGATGCGGATCTCGTGATCGAAGCGGTTTATGAGGACCTCGCCACGAAGCAAGACCTGCTGCGTCAACTGAACGGGATCTGCGGCGAGCAGACGATTTTCGCCTCCAACACATCGACCCTGTCGATCACCGAGATCGCATCCGGCTGCGGCCGCGAGGATCGTGTCGTCGGAATGCATTTCTGCCTTCCCGCGCAGCTCATGAAGCTGATCGAGATGTCGCGCGGCATCAACACGTCCCATGAAACGTTCGACGCGGCGTGGGCCTGGACGCTGAAAGCGGGTCAGCATCCCGTCGAGACCCAGGACAAGCCCGGCTTCATCCTCAACGCGCTTCTCGTGCCGTTCAACAACGACGTCATCCGAGCGGTCGAGGCGGGCCTTGCCAGCGCTGCCGATATCGACAAGGCGATCAAGACCGGGCTCGGCTACAAGATGGGGCCGTGCGAACTGATCGACCTTATCGGACTCGATACGCAGGTCCGTCTCTGCGAGGCCTTCTATCCCATTACGCTCGATCCACGAGCATCCGCCCCGCCGCTCCTGCGGCGCATGGTGGCCGCGGGCCATCTCGGCCGCAAGTCCGGCAGGGGCTTTTATGACTATTCCCGGCAGGGGTGA
- a CDS encoding ABC transporter ATP-binding protein, which produces MASRETRPGVGPGASLLNVNGVTLRYKTPEHLVTATYRVSFEVYEAERFVILGPSGCGKSTMLKAIGGFLPAVEGEIRLRDKVVRAPGPDRMMVFQEFEQLMPWKTVLQNVTFPMRVTKRFGKKEARERALSALDKVNLSKFADVYPHMLSGGMKMRVAIARAMAMEPEVLLMDEPFAALDALTRRKMQEELLGLWEQLRFTVLFVTHSIEEAIIVGSRILVLSPHPGRVRAELNSSATLDGPSRDALSDRIHHLLFEEAVEPEPEKALA; this is translated from the coding sequence ATGGCCTCTCGGGAAACTAGGCCAGGCGTCGGCCCCGGCGCGTCGCTACTGAATGTCAATGGCGTCACTCTACGGTACAAGACGCCTGAGCATCTGGTGACGGCGACCTATCGGGTCAGCTTCGAGGTTTACGAGGCCGAGCGCTTCGTAATCCTCGGCCCTTCCGGCTGCGGGAAGTCGACGATGCTGAAAGCCATCGGCGGCTTTCTTCCTGCCGTCGAAGGCGAGATCCGGCTGCGCGACAAGGTCGTGCGCGCGCCCGGGCCCGACCGGATGATGGTCTTCCAGGAGTTCGAACAGCTCATGCCTTGGAAGACCGTTCTTCAGAACGTCACCTTCCCGATGAGGGTCACCAAGCGCTTCGGCAAGAAGGAAGCGAGGGAAAGAGCGCTGTCGGCCCTGGACAAGGTCAACCTTTCCAAGTTCGCGGACGTCTATCCGCACATGTTGTCCGGCGGCATGAAAATGCGTGTCGCGATCGCCCGCGCGATGGCAATGGAGCCGGAGGTGCTTTTGATGGACGAGCCCTTTGCGGCCCTCGACGCGTTGACGCGCCGCAAGATGCAGGAGGAACTCCTTGGCCTTTGGGAACAGCTGCGCTTCACGGTGCTGTTCGTGACCCATTCGATCGAGGAAGCCATCATCGTCGGTTCCCGCATCCTCGTGCTTTCTCCCCATCCGGGTCGGGTGAGGGCCGAACTGAATTCGAGCGCCACGCTTGACGGGCCAAGCCGCGACGCCTTGTCCGACCGCATCCATCACCTGCTCTTCGAGGAAGCGGTGGAACCTGAACCCGAGAAAGCGCTCGCATGA
- a CDS encoding ABC transporter permease → MIQAVEAGGRVPPVRPEIDQEPVNTSGIGVVERPLGIGERLMASDAFRRAVILVVLALLWEGYARFIHNPLLFPSFLDTISAFWTDLANGTLIQRTYTSLQVLLLGYGIGLVAAAVFTTLAVSTRIGTDILTTLTAMFNPLPAIAMLPLALLWFGLGVSSIAFVIVHSVLWAVSLNILTGFRSVPETLRMSGRNYGLTGIRYVTKILMPAAFPSILAGLKIGWAFAWRTLIAAELVFGVSSRAGGLGWYIFEARAELYTSKVFAGLLAVIIIGLVVESVIFRLIEIRTVQRWGMQR, encoded by the coding sequence ATGATACAGGCCGTAGAAGCAGGCGGGCGGGTTCCCCCGGTACGCCCGGAAATAGATCAGGAGCCGGTGAACACCAGCGGCATCGGCGTCGTCGAGCGACCGCTCGGCATCGGCGAGCGTTTGATGGCCAGTGATGCTTTCCGTCGCGCCGTCATCCTCGTTGTTCTTGCCCTCCTGTGGGAAGGATACGCCCGCTTCATCCACAATCCGCTGCTCTTTCCGTCGTTTCTCGATACGATCTCCGCGTTCTGGACGGATCTGGCGAATGGCACGCTAATTCAGCGCACCTACACGTCTCTTCAGGTTCTGCTCCTCGGTTACGGGATCGGCCTCGTTGCCGCGGCGGTGTTCACGACATTGGCCGTTTCCACCAGGATCGGCACCGACATTCTCACGACCCTGACGGCGATGTTCAACCCGCTTCCCGCGATCGCGATGCTGCCTCTTGCATTGCTGTGGTTCGGTCTCGGCGTCTCTTCGATCGCCTTCGTTATCGTGCACTCCGTGTTGTGGGCCGTGTCGCTGAATATCCTTACCGGTTTCCGCTCGGTCCCGGAGACATTGCGTATGTCGGGACGAAACTACGGCCTGACCGGCATCCGTTACGTCACGAAGATCCTGATGCCCGCCGCCTTCCCCTCGATACTGGCCGGTTTGAAGATCGGCTGGGCCTTCGCATGGCGTACTTTGATCGCGGCGGAACTCGTCTTCGGCGTGTCGTCGCGTGCCGGCGGCCTGGGCTGGTACATTTTCGAAGCGCGTGCCGAACTCTACACCTCGAAGGTGTTCGCGGGTCTCCTGGCGGTGATCATCATCGGTCTGGTCGTCGAATCGGTGATCTTCAGGCTTATCGAGATCCGTACCGTTCAGCGATGGGGCATGCAGCGCTAG
- a CDS encoding HD domain-containing protein translates to MSAKDNLRKLISEELPEVSQIEDETLRRQVIDAWELALQRSSFNSIREIQPAGNPNSMVLIRGDQTDHIRGVTRLAIVMADEIIASNPDIKVRRDIVVAGGLCHDIGKAWEFDPVNQKRWREQPRATGLPSLRHSVYGAHICLTAGLPEEVAHIAAAHSGEGELLVRSLENTIVHFADIGYWSIMLAGGVIDPATVAGKYKRPISL, encoded by the coding sequence ATGAGTGCGAAAGACAATCTGCGCAAGCTGATATCGGAAGAACTTCCGGAAGTGTCGCAGATAGAGGACGAGACGCTCCGTCGACAGGTGATCGATGCGTGGGAACTGGCGTTGCAGCGAAGCAGCTTCAATTCAATCCGCGAGATCCAGCCGGCCGGGAATCCAAACTCCATGGTTCTGATAAGGGGCGATCAGACGGACCATATCCGTGGTGTCACCCGTTTAGCGATTGTCATGGCCGACGAGATTATCGCCTCGAACCCGGATATAAAGGTCCGGCGCGACATCGTCGTCGCTGGCGGCCTGTGTCATGATATCGGCAAGGCCTGGGAATTCGATCCCGTCAACCAGAAGCGCTGGAGAGAGCAGCCTCGTGCCACCGGCTTGCCGTCATTGCGCCATAGCGTATACGGCGCGCATATATGCCTGACCGCCGGCCTGCCGGAAGAAGTGGCGCACATCGCCGCGGCCCATTCAGGGGAGGGCGAATTGCTGGTGCGAAGCCTGGAAAACACGATCGTCCATTTTGCCGATATAGGCTACTGGAGCATTATGCTCGCCGGCGGTGTAATCGACCCGGCCACGGTTGCCGGGAAATACAAGCGACCGATTTCCCTGTGA
- a CDS encoding acyl-CoA dehydrogenase family protein, with amino-acid sequence MKLLERIHASRRWNEEERLVLDQVRRVAEQVIAPNAGRYDESAEFPWANVEALNSIGLNAIFVPEAYGGAPMSFRLYLETVSIISEACASTGIIYATSFHGMKPLIDFGTNEQRARLLPRIAEGGLGALAITEPTAGSDATGMKTSFTPEGDEIVVKGSKTFITNGDVADRILLFGKWSEIDDPKKAISVLVMEKDTPGLKVIGKERKMGHSASSTCALAFERARVPRANLIGNPGDGLGILLASLNKSRPSVAAHARGIARAAFNDMVAYANDRSQSGRRILEFQGNQFTLADLATELALVERWIDYVADLVEAGEPDFGLEASMAKLRASDLAMRMATECVQFHGGYGYCRDYRAERLMRDAKITQIWEGTNQIHRQLIGRSFLTR; translated from the coding sequence ATGAAGCTTCTTGAACGCATTCATGCCAGCCGCAGGTGGAACGAGGAAGAGCGGCTTGTGCTCGACCAGGTGAGGCGGGTAGCCGAACAGGTGATCGCTCCAAACGCCGGGCGCTATGACGAAAGCGCGGAATTTCCGTGGGCCAATGTCGAGGCGCTCAATTCGATCGGGCTGAATGCGATTTTCGTGCCCGAAGCATATGGGGGCGCGCCGATGAGCTTTCGCCTCTATCTCGAAACGGTCTCGATCATCTCGGAGGCGTGTGCCTCCACCGGCATCATATATGCCACCAGCTTCCATGGCATGAAGCCGCTCATCGACTTCGGAACGAACGAGCAGCGCGCAAGGCTCCTTCCCCGTATCGCCGAGGGCGGGCTGGGAGCGCTGGCCATTACCGAACCCACCGCGGGCTCGGATGCAACCGGCATGAAGACGAGCTTCACGCCGGAAGGGGACGAGATCGTCGTCAAAGGCTCGAAGACCTTCATCACAAACGGCGATGTCGCCGATCGCATTCTGCTTTTCGGGAAATGGTCGGAGATCGACGACCCGAAGAAGGCGATATCCGTCCTTGTCATGGAAAAGGATACGCCCGGTCTCAAAGTGATCGGCAAGGAGCGGAAAATGGGGCACAGCGCCTCATCGACCTGCGCCCTGGCGTTCGAGAGGGCTCGAGTGCCGCGCGCCAATCTTATCGGCAATCCGGGCGACGGCCTCGGAATTCTGCTGGCTTCGCTCAACAAGTCGCGCCCTTCCGTTGCGGCCCACGCCAGGGGGATAGCGCGGGCAGCGTTCAACGACATGGTCGCCTATGCGAACGACCGTTCGCAGTCAGGTCGCCGCATCCTGGAATTTCAAGGCAACCAGTTCACGCTGGCGGATCTCGCCACGGAACTGGCCCTGGTGGAACGCTGGATCGATTATGTGGCCGACCTGGTGGAGGCCGGCGAACCCGATTTCGGCCTGGAAGCGTCGATGGCGAAACTGAGGGCGTCCGATCTCGCCATGCGGATGGCCACCGAATGCGTCCAGTTTCATGGCGGCTACGGCTATTGCCGCGACTATCGCGCCGAGCGGTTGATGCGCGATGCCAAGATCACGCAGATCTGGGAAGGCACCAACCAGATTCACCGGCAGTTGATCGGACGGAGTTTCTTGACAAGATGA
- a CDS encoding RidA family protein translates to MRTITAPGAPRPAGHYAQAVEHDGIVYVSGQLPVLPDGTHQPALGFEDQARQALGNLLAIIREAGAAPHTVLRITAYIVGVENWPLFNSIYAELLGDARPARTVVPVPELHYGYKIEVDAVALVEPQRDNDRK, encoded by the coding sequence ATGCGCACAATAACGGCGCCGGGAGCGCCCCGGCCGGCTGGTCACTACGCCCAGGCCGTCGAGCATGACGGCATCGTCTATGTATCGGGGCAATTGCCGGTGCTGCCGGACGGCACGCACCAGCCCGCGCTCGGTTTCGAAGACCAGGCGCGTCAAGCACTAGGCAATTTGCTGGCGATCATCCGCGAGGCCGGCGCCGCCCCGCACACCGTCCTGCGCATCACCGCGTATATCGTCGGCGTAGAGAATTGGCCGCTCTTCAACAGCATTTACGCCGAATTGTTAGGTGATGCGCGGCCCGCGCGCACCGTCGTGCCGGTGCCCGAACTCCACTACGGCTATAAAATTGAAGTCGATGCGGTCGCCCTCGTGGAACCGCAACGTGACAACGACAGGAAATGA